From Pandoraea norimbergensis, the proteins below share one genomic window:
- a CDS encoding ABC transporter substrate-binding protein, which produces MKRVIQRGMKPLALATATFAAAAAIASVAGTAQAQTPAVKPIKIGIVTFMSGAAAGPFGVPAKNAAEVTAAELNAGKVPAPYAAKGFGGAPIELVYIDEAGSTSKQVSEYRNLLNQGVDYVVGYTSSGNCLAIAPVAEEMKKVTLFFDCGTPRVFEDASFKYVFRPVATATMDNVGAARYVAERKPDLQTYAGINQNYAWGQDAWADFEGTLKSLKPNAKSVSSQMPQLGAGQYNAGISSLLAAHPDVLHSSFWGGDLEGLVVQAGPRDLFKKSLTVLTAGETATHGKTRLPDGVIIGARGMYGMFAPDNALNRWLRTAYSAKFNDTPSYPSYKMNQSILALKAAYEKAQAANGGKQPTPEQVIASFEHLAFEAPAGKIGLTLGKGHQAAQGTAFGIVKNVNGKVTVTDVKQYSIAEVTPPEGVKSADWIKGGLKH; this is translated from the coding sequence ATGAAGCGCGTGATCCAGCGCGGCATGAAGCCGCTCGCCCTCGCTACCGCGACCTTCGCGGCCGCCGCCGCCATTGCCTCGGTTGCCGGTACGGCACAAGCCCAGACCCCGGCCGTGAAGCCGATCAAGATCGGCATCGTCACGTTCATGTCGGGCGCCGCCGCAGGCCCGTTCGGCGTGCCCGCCAAGAACGCCGCCGAAGTCACGGCCGCAGAACTCAACGCCGGCAAGGTGCCCGCACCGTACGCCGCCAAGGGCTTCGGTGGTGCACCGATCGAGCTCGTCTACATCGACGAAGCCGGTAGCACCAGCAAGCAAGTGAGCGAGTACCGCAACCTGCTGAATCAGGGCGTGGACTATGTGGTCGGCTACACGTCCTCGGGCAACTGTCTGGCGATTGCGCCGGTGGCCGAAGAAATGAAAAAGGTCACGCTGTTCTTCGATTGCGGCACGCCGCGCGTGTTCGAAGACGCGAGCTTCAAGTACGTGTTCCGCCCGGTGGCGACCGCCACGATGGATAACGTGGGCGCCGCCCGCTATGTCGCCGAGCGCAAGCCCGATCTGCAAACGTACGCCGGTATCAACCAGAACTACGCGTGGGGTCAGGACGCGTGGGCCGACTTCGAAGGCACGCTGAAGTCGCTCAAGCCGAACGCCAAGTCGGTCAGCTCGCAAATGCCGCAACTGGGCGCGGGTCAATACAACGCCGGCATCTCGAGCCTGCTCGCCGCCCACCCGGACGTGCTGCACTCCAGCTTCTGGGGTGGCGATCTGGAAGGCCTCGTGGTGCAGGCCGGTCCGCGCGATCTGTTCAAGAAGTCGCTGACGGTGCTGACCGCCGGCGAGACGGCCACGCACGGCAAGACGCGTCTGCCCGACGGCGTGATCATCGGTGCTCGCGGCATGTACGGCATGTTCGCGCCGGACAACGCGCTGAACCGCTGGCTGCGCACGGCCTACAGCGCCAAGTTCAACGACACGCCGAGCTACCCGTCGTACAAGATGAACCAGAGCATTCTCGCGCTCAAGGCCGCTTACGAGAAGGCACAGGCCGCTAACGGCGGCAAGCAGCCGACGCCGGAGCAGGTCATCGCCTCGTTCGAACACCTCGCCTTCGAAGCCCCGGCCGGCAAGATCGGTCTGACGCTGGGCAAGGGTCACCAGGCCGCGCAAGGCACCGCGTTCGGCATCGTGAAGAACGTGAACGGCAAGGTCACCGTGACGGACGTGAAGCAGTACTCGATCGCAGAAGTCACGCCGCCCGAAGGTGTGAAGTCGGCCGACTGGATCAAGGGCGGCCTGAAGCACTAA
- a CDS encoding branched-chain amino acid ABC transporter ATP-binding protein — protein MLEVKNLNVRFGATDILRGVEFSVPKGAIVGLIGRNGAGKTTTLRAIMGLVKPASGTLTFDDVDLVRAPSHQRTSLGIGYAPEDRRLIPDMTVEENLCVPAWALKAKDVQTRLDAVYRIIPEAREWAPRRALQLSGGQQKLVAVGRALMTSSRLLMLDEPFEGVAPALSKRIAEVIGQMRGAGLAVILSGADLQHAGAVLDNVYRIDRGQMVAASV, from the coding sequence ATGCTTGAAGTCAAGAATCTGAATGTGCGCTTCGGCGCGACGGACATTCTGCGCGGGGTGGAGTTCTCGGTGCCCAAGGGTGCCATCGTGGGTCTGATCGGCCGTAACGGTGCGGGCAAGACGACGACGCTGCGCGCGATCATGGGGCTGGTGAAGCCGGCCTCGGGCACGCTGACGTTCGACGATGTGGATCTGGTGCGCGCACCGTCGCATCAGCGCACGTCGCTCGGTATCGGCTACGCGCCGGAAGACCGTCGCCTGATTCCGGACATGACCGTGGAAGAGAATCTCTGCGTGCCCGCGTGGGCCCTGAAGGCGAAGGATGTGCAGACGCGTCTCGACGCGGTCTACCGCATCATTCCCGAAGCCCGCGAATGGGCGCCGCGCCGTGCCTTGCAATTGTCGGGAGGCCAGCAGAAACTGGTGGCCGTCGGACGCGCGTTGATGACGAGTTCGCGCCTGCTGATGCTCGATGAGCCGTTCGAGGGCGTGGCCCCGGCGCTCTCGAAGCGCATCGCGGAAGTGATCGGTCAGATGCGCGGCGCAGGCCTCGCCGTGATTCTGTCGGGCGCCGACCTGCAACACGCGGGCGCGGTGCTCGATAACGTCTACCGTATCGATCGCGGCCAGATGGTCGCGGCGTCTGTCTAG
- a CDS encoding DUF4180 domain-containing protein, whose translation MPQALNPRDEIVTLDHRPVLIWNAPANALSREADVGDLLSAAWENDVDWVALHTHVLHDDFFRLETGLAGVILQKLVNYRVKLTIIGDIESWLARSEAFRAFVRETNRGNTASFVATFDTFLRRSNT comes from the coding sequence ATGCCGCAAGCCCTCAACCCTCGCGATGAAATCGTCACGCTCGACCATCGTCCCGTTCTGATCTGGAACGCCCCCGCGAACGCGCTATCCCGTGAAGCCGACGTCGGTGACCTGCTGTCCGCCGCATGGGAGAACGATGTGGACTGGGTCGCCCTGCACACCCACGTGCTGCACGACGACTTTTTCCGGCTCGAAACCGGCCTCGCCGGCGTCATCCTGCAAAAGCTCGTGAACTACCGGGTCAAGCTGACCATCATCGGCGATATCGAGTCATGGCTAGCTCGCAGCGAGGCGTTTCGTGCCTTTGTGCGGGAAACGAATCGAGGTAACACCGCATCGTTTGTTGCAACATTCGATACATTTTTACGGCGTTCCAATACATGA
- a CDS encoding branched-chain amino acid ABC transporter permease: MSSAICSHLRAPGTWLAVIGFVVIGAAGLALPQWQFLVSVALSKGIVALGLALLLRTGLASFGQALFFAVGAYCVGLGMNFYGLTELFALLALSMIVSAVLAFVLGFLLARYRDIFFAMLTLALSMICYGLLLNNVELGGSDGFNVNAPTLGSSATPWQLTGTNLFAVGFIAAILCVMVVALYMRSTPGRLGPAIKDNEIRVEYLGTSARQNIHLTYIIAGALAGLGGALQAFNIGHIDPDMAFWTTSGEFVFIAVLSGTRFAFSPFIGALLLEVARAMAYRYAPNTWQIVMGAIMLAIIAFLPGGLTSLGLGRRKTAAAHPVTQTKTARASGDATA, encoded by the coding sequence ATGAGTTCCGCAATCTGTTCTCACCTGCGCGCGCCCGGCACGTGGCTCGCGGTGATCGGCTTCGTCGTCATCGGCGCGGCGGGTCTGGCGCTGCCGCAGTGGCAGTTTCTCGTCTCCGTCGCGCTGTCGAAAGGCATCGTGGCGCTGGGTCTCGCGCTGTTGTTGCGCACGGGTCTCGCCTCGTTCGGTCAGGCGTTGTTCTTCGCGGTCGGCGCGTATTGCGTCGGCCTCGGCATGAACTTCTACGGCCTGACGGAGTTGTTTGCCCTGCTCGCGCTGTCGATGATCGTGTCGGCTGTGCTCGCGTTCGTGCTCGGCTTCCTGCTCGCGCGCTATCGCGACATCTTCTTCGCCATGCTGACGCTGGCGCTGTCGATGATCTGCTACGGCCTGTTGCTCAACAACGTTGAACTTGGCGGCAGCGACGGCTTCAACGTGAACGCCCCGACGCTGGGCAGCAGCGCAACGCCGTGGCAACTCACGGGCACCAACCTGTTCGCCGTGGGCTTTATCGCGGCGATCCTTTGCGTGATGGTAGTGGCGCTGTACATGCGCTCGACACCGGGGCGTCTCGGTCCGGCGATCAAGGACAACGAGATCCGCGTTGAGTATCTGGGCACCTCGGCACGCCAGAACATTCACCTGACGTACATCATCGCCGGGGCACTGGCCGGGCTGGGCGGCGCGTTGCAGGCGTTCAACATTGGCCACATCGACCCGGACATGGCGTTCTGGACGACGTCGGGCGAGTTCGTCTTCATCGCCGTGCTCTCCGGGACGCGCTTCGCGTTCTCGCCGTTCATCGGTGCCCTGCTGCTCGAAGTGGCGCGCGCGATGGCCTATCGCTACGCACCCAACACGTGGCAAATCGTGATGGGCGCCATCATGCTGGCGATCATCGCGTTCCTGCCGGGCGGGCTCACGAGTCTTGGGCTGGGCCGTCGCAAGACAGCGGCCGCACACCCGGTCACGCAAACGAAGACGGCGCGCGCCTCGGGCGACGCGACGGCATGA
- a CDS encoding NAD-dependent succinate-semialdehyde dehydrogenase, translating into MQLKDTTLFKQLAWVDGQWIAADSGKTFDVLDPATGEVLARVPELGAEETTRAVAAAEAAQKPWAARTGKERAAVLRRWFDLMIANTDDLAYLMTREQGKPLAESRGEIAYAASFIEWFAEEAKRIDGDVLATPAADKRLVTIKQPVGVCAAITPWNFPAAMITRKVAPALAAGCAIVVKPSELTPLSAFALAELAHRAGIPAGVFQVVTGDARAVGGVLTAHPTVRKLSFTGSTGVGRLLMAQCAPTIKRLSLELGGNAPFIVFDDADLDAAVEGAIAAKYRNGGQTCVCANRFYIQDGVYDAFAEKFAKRVAEMKVGNGLEDGVVIGPLIEGKAVEKVVTLVEDAKARGGRVLVGGEAHALGGTYYAPTIIADATSQMRVAREEIFGPVAPLFRFTRDIDAVALANDTEFGLAAYLYTRDIARAWRTAEALEYGMVGLNTGLISNEVAPFGGIKQSGVGREGSHYGIEEYLELKYLCLQV; encoded by the coding sequence GTGCTGGCCCGCGTGCCGGAACTCGGCGCGGAAGAAACCACCCGTGCCGTGGCTGCCGCCGAAGCCGCCCAGAAGCCGTGGGCTGCCCGCACCGGCAAGGAGCGCGCCGCCGTGCTGCGCCGCTGGTTCGACCTGATGATCGCCAACACGGACGATCTCGCGTATCTGATGACCCGCGAACAGGGCAAGCCGCTGGCAGAGTCGCGCGGCGAAATCGCCTACGCAGCCAGCTTCATCGAGTGGTTTGCCGAAGAAGCCAAGCGCATTGATGGTGACGTGCTGGCCACCCCGGCGGCCGACAAGCGTCTCGTCACGATCAAGCAACCGGTCGGCGTGTGCGCCGCCATCACGCCGTGGAATTTCCCTGCCGCGATGATCACGCGCAAGGTCGCGCCCGCGCTCGCCGCCGGCTGCGCCATCGTGGTGAAGCCGTCGGAACTCACCCCGCTGTCCGCATTCGCACTCGCCGAGTTGGCCCATCGTGCCGGCATTCCCGCAGGCGTGTTCCAAGTGGTGACGGGTGACGCGCGCGCCGTCGGTGGCGTGCTCACCGCACACCCGACCGTGCGCAAGCTGTCGTTCACCGGCTCGACCGGCGTAGGCCGTCTGCTCATGGCGCAATGCGCACCGACGATCAAGCGTCTGTCGCTGGAACTGGGCGGCAATGCCCCGTTCATCGTGTTCGACGATGCCGATCTCGACGCCGCCGTCGAAGGCGCGATTGCCGCGAAGTATCGCAACGGCGGTCAGACGTGCGTGTGCGCGAACCGCTTCTATATTCAGGACGGCGTGTACGACGCGTTCGCCGAGAAGTTTGCGAAGCGTGTGGCCGAAATGAAGGTCGGCAACGGTCTGGAAGACGGCGTGGTCATCGGCCCGCTGATCGAAGGCAAGGCCGTGGAAAAGGTCGTGACGCTGGTGGAAGACGCCAAGGCGCGTGGCGGCCGAGTGCTCGTCGGCGGCGAAGCGCATGCGCTGGGCGGCACGTATTACGCACCGACGATCATCGCCGACGCCACCTCGCAGATGCGCGTGGCGCGCGAAGAGATCTTCGGCCCGGTGGCCCCGCTGTTCCGCTTCACGCGCGACATCGACGCCGTGGCCCTCGCCAACGACACCGAATTCGGTCTGGCTGCCTATCTGTATACGCGCGACATCGCCCGCGCATGGCGCACGGCCGAAGCCCTCGAGTACGGCATGGTCGGCCTGAACACCGGGCTGATCTCCAACGAAGTCGCCCCGTTCGGCGGCATCAAGCAATCCGGGGTGGGCCGCGAAGGCTCGCACTACGGCATCGAGGAATACCTCGAACTGAAGTATCTGTGCCTGCAAGTGTGA
- a CDS encoding iron-containing alcohol dehydrogenase, with amino-acid sequence MNPFRFQTVPTVIVEFGAARRLGALLREQFPSGKRLCVVTDGFLHKSGLLNPALADLTKHDWQVSVIDDVIADPPEHVVLEAAERARAGDAEIVLGLGGGSSMDVAKLLAVLLPGTQSLKDMYGVKKVTGTRLPLVQMPTTAGTGSEVTAVSIVTTGETTKMGVVSPQLFADLAILDAELTLGLPRAATAATGIDAMVHAIEAYTSAHLKNPVSDMLAVKALELLSRNLLPACDDGDNRDAREAMLVGAMFAGQSFANSPVAAVHALAYPIGGIFHVAHGLSNALVLSHVMRFNASAASKLYAELADVILRDNATGSDEAKTDALIRHIESMIVATAIPRTLREVGVKQDDIARMASDAMLQTRLLVNNPREVNEADAFAIYSAAF; translated from the coding sequence ATGAATCCGTTTCGTTTCCAGACGGTCCCCACCGTCATTGTGGAATTTGGTGCAGCCCGCCGTCTCGGCGCGCTGCTGCGTGAACAGTTTCCGTCGGGCAAGCGCCTGTGCGTGGTCACCGACGGCTTTCTGCACAAGAGCGGTCTGCTGAACCCGGCACTGGCCGATCTGACGAAGCATGACTGGCAAGTGTCGGTGATCGACGACGTGATCGCCGATCCGCCCGAACACGTGGTGCTCGAAGCCGCCGAACGCGCACGCGCGGGCGATGCGGAAATCGTGCTCGGGTTGGGCGGCGGTTCGTCGATGGACGTGGCAAAGCTGCTCGCCGTGCTGCTGCCGGGCACGCAGTCGCTCAAGGACATGTATGGCGTGAAGAAGGTGACGGGCACGCGCCTGCCGCTGGTGCAAATGCCGACGACCGCCGGTACCGGCTCGGAAGTCACCGCCGTCTCGATCGTGACGACCGGCGAGACGACGAAGATGGGCGTTGTTTCGCCCCAACTCTTCGCCGATCTGGCCATTCTCGACGCGGAACTCACGCTCGGTCTGCCGCGCGCAGCGACCGCCGCCACTGGGATCGACGCGATGGTGCATGCCATCGAAGCCTACACGTCGGCGCACCTGAAGAACCCGGTCTCGGACATGCTGGCCGTGAAGGCCCTCGAACTGCTCTCGCGCAACCTGCTGCCCGCCTGCGACGACGGCGACAACCGCGACGCACGCGAAGCCATGCTCGTGGGCGCCATGTTCGCCGGTCAGTCGTTTGCCAACTCGCCCGTTGCCGCCGTGCACGCGCTGGCTTACCCGATCGGTGGCATCTTCCACGTGGCGCACGGGCTCTCGAACGCACTGGTGCTCTCGCACGTGATGCGCTTCAACGCGTCCGCCGCCAGCAAGCTTTATGCAGAACTCGCCGACGTGATCCTGCGCGATAACGCCACCGGCAGCGATGAAGCCAAAACCGATGCGCTGATCCGCCACATCGAATCGATGATCGTGGCGACCGCCATTCCGCGCACGCTGCGTGAAGTGGGCGTGAAGCAGGACGACATCGCACGGATGGCCAGCGACGCCATGCTTCAGACCCGCCTGCTGGTCAACAACCCCCGCGAAGTCAATGAAGCGGACGCGTTTGCTATCTATAGCGCTGCGTTCTGA
- a CDS encoding ABC transporter ATP-binding protein — translation MASNHIIEATGLYKTFGSVTPARDITVNIDAQSVVGLIGTNGAGKTTFVNMLTGYIKPDRGEIVFRGKRITGLAPRKITRLGIARSFQIPQLFGSQTARENIEIALAISGLSADLANESLARLGVLEFADMISGTLPEGVRKLLDIALAMVCKPEVLLLDEPTSGVAAEEKFDVMNRVLDAARLLGITVLFVEHDMEIVRRYSDRVLAFCDGRILADGTPDVVLADAQVRELIIGETVAAVPATGGSATTTGEVAHA, via the coding sequence ATGGCATCGAATCACATCATTGAGGCTACGGGCCTGTACAAGACCTTCGGCAGCGTGACACCTGCCAGAGACATCACGGTCAATATCGACGCGCAAAGCGTGGTCGGGCTGATTGGCACGAACGGCGCAGGCAAGACCACGTTCGTGAACATGCTCACGGGCTACATCAAACCGGATCGCGGCGAGATCGTGTTTCGCGGCAAGCGCATCACGGGGCTGGCCCCGCGCAAGATCACGCGTCTGGGCATTGCCCGCTCGTTCCAGATTCCGCAGTTATTCGGCTCGCAGACGGCTCGCGAGAACATCGAGATTGCGCTGGCGATCTCGGGGCTGTCGGCCGATCTGGCGAACGAGAGTCTGGCGCGTCTGGGCGTGCTGGAATTTGCGGACATGATCTCGGGCACGCTGCCCGAGGGCGTTCGCAAGCTGCTGGACATTGCGCTGGCGATGGTCTGCAAGCCGGAAGTGCTGCTGCTCGACGAACCGACGTCCGGCGTGGCCGCGGAAGAAAAGTTCGACGTGATGAACCGCGTGCTGGACGCCGCGCGCCTGCTCGGCATCACGGTGCTGTTCGTGGAACACGATATGGAAATCGTGCGCCGCTACAGCGACCGCGTGCTGGCCTTTTGCGACGGCCGCATTCTGGCCGATGGCACCCCCGACGTGGTGCTGGCCGACGCGCAGGTGCGCGAGTTGATCATCGGCGAGACGGTGGCCGCAGTGCCTGCGACCGGCGGCTCGGCCACTACCACGGGCGAGGTGGCCCATGCTTGA
- a CDS encoding branched-chain amino acid ABC transporter permease encodes MSQIYAVLVDGVMYAAWLFLVALGLTLVYGVLKILNMAHGSLYALGAYAGVTLIGPWVAQGGNLYVSYLLLVLAAMVAGGAIGFIMERGVLKRFYGQDPVVLLLVTYALFLIMEDAIKLVWGVDPYTVSEPYSFLGNFDVGDLSYPNYNFLIVGVALIAGVGLTTFLKFTRSGRLLRAVIHDREVSQAMGIRVSRYFVITFMAGAVLAAIGGALTAPTVSVAPGMGVEIVVLTFAVVVIGGLGSLPGAAFGALLVGLVRASAVHYWPQGELFSIYIVMALVLAVRPKGIFAPMEARKI; translated from the coding sequence ATGTCGCAGATCTACGCCGTCCTGGTGGACGGGGTGATGTACGCCGCGTGGCTGTTCCTGGTTGCTCTGGGACTGACCCTCGTCTACGGCGTGCTGAAAATCTTGAATATGGCGCACGGCAGCCTCTACGCGCTTGGCGCGTACGCTGGCGTGACATTGATCGGCCCGTGGGTTGCCCAGGGCGGCAACCTCTACGTGAGCTACCTGTTGCTCGTGCTGGCGGCGATGGTCGCGGGCGGGGCCATCGGTTTCATCATGGAGCGCGGCGTGCTCAAGCGCTTCTACGGGCAAGACCCGGTGGTGTTGCTGCTCGTCACCTATGCGCTCTTCCTGATCATGGAAGACGCGATCAAGCTCGTGTGGGGCGTCGACCCGTACACCGTCTCGGAGCCGTACAGCTTCCTCGGCAACTTCGACGTGGGTGACCTCTCGTACCCGAACTACAACTTCCTGATCGTGGGCGTCGCGCTGATCGCAGGCGTGGGCCTCACGACGTTCCTGAAGTTCACCCGCAGCGGCCGCTTGCTGCGCGCGGTGATTCACGACCGCGAAGTGAGTCAGGCGATGGGCATTCGCGTGAGCCGCTACTTCGTGATCACGTTCATGGCAGGTGCGGTGCTCGCCGCCATCGGTGGCGCACTCACGGCACCGACGGTCTCGGTCGCGCCCGGCATGGGCGTTGAAATCGTGGTGCTGACGTTCGCCGTGGTGGTGATCGGCGGGCTCGGCTCGCTGCCCGGCGCCGCATTCGGCGCATTGCTCGTGGGGCTGGTGCGCGCGAGTGCCGTGCATTACTGGCCGCAAGGCGAGCTGTTCTCGATCTACATCGTCATGGCGCTGGTGCTGGCTGTGCGTCCCAAAGGCATCTTCGCTCCGATGGAGGCTCGCAAGATATGA
- a CDS encoding DUF1801 domain-containing protein: MKKPQSETPPAPLDAAALIDARIAELGDWRGDMLAHVRAIITKADPGITEEWKWRVPVWSLDGILCTGESYKAAVKLTFAKGASLPDPAKLFNASLDGNTRRAIDLHEGDTVNEKALIALIRAAIAANQR, from the coding sequence ATGAAGAAGCCCCAGTCGGAGACTCCCCCCGCGCCCCTCGATGCCGCCGCACTCATCGACGCGCGCATCGCAGAACTGGGTGACTGGCGCGGCGACATGCTCGCCCACGTTCGCGCCATCATCACGAAGGCCGATCCCGGCATCACCGAGGAGTGGAAGTGGCGCGTGCCGGTCTGGTCGCTCGACGGCATTCTCTGCACCGGCGAGTCGTATAAGGCGGCCGTCAAGCTGACCTTCGCCAAAGGTGCCTCGTTGCCCGACCCCGCCAAGCTCTTCAACGCCAGCCTCGACGGGAATACCCGTCGTGCAATCGACCTCCATGAAGGCGACACCGTAAACGAGAAGGCACTCATCGCCCTCATCCGTGCCGCTATCGCTGCCAATCAACGCTGA
- a CDS encoding autoinducer binding domain-containing protein, which translates to MSALMHLLETIHDDCIDIDDAQKLFQRIVNFSSRIGFEYCCYGFRSHRSATQAEVRVFDTYPTGWMSHYCNQGFLDVDPTVLVGTQSDKLMVWRDPSMPRADAFWQEAADFGLNHGVGRSCWGPHGEFGLLSFGRAHDKLSASELQSLDVGMGVLSNYTHESMSRLLRPQHPPFDMDSLSAREREVLLWTAEGKTADEIGDILGISARTVNFHIRNCLDKTGCRNKVQSAIRLVMWR; encoded by the coding sequence ATGTCTGCCTTGATGCATCTGCTCGAAACGATTCACGACGATTGCATCGACATCGACGATGCGCAGAAGCTGTTTCAACGAATCGTCAATTTTTCGAGCCGCATCGGTTTCGAATATTGCTGCTACGGCTTTCGCAGCCACCGCTCTGCGACGCAAGCCGAAGTCCGCGTGTTCGACACGTACCCGACCGGCTGGATGTCGCACTACTGCAATCAAGGGTTTCTCGACGTGGATCCGACGGTGCTGGTCGGCACGCAAAGCGACAAGCTAATGGTCTGGCGCGACCCGAGCATGCCGCGCGCAGATGCCTTCTGGCAGGAAGCCGCCGACTTCGGTCTGAATCACGGTGTGGGACGTTCGTGTTGGGGGCCGCACGGCGAATTCGGGCTGCTGAGCTTCGGGCGAGCCCACGACAAGCTGTCCGCTTCTGAACTGCAATCGCTCGACGTTGGCATGGGCGTGTTGTCAAATTACACGCACGAGTCGATGAGCCGGCTGCTACGGCCGCAACATCCGCCTTTCGATATGGACTCACTCTCGGCACGCGAGCGCGAAGTACTGCTCTGGACCGCCGAAGGCAAAACCGCCGACGAAATCGGCGACATCCTCGGTATTTCGGCACGCACGGTCAACTTCCATATCCGCAACTGTCTGGACAAGACCGGCTGTCGCAACAAGGTTCAAAGCGCCATTCGTCTGGTCATGTGGCGCTGA